The sequence TGAGCTGACGCATCCATCCCCAACGGCCCAGGGCCTGCAGGGCAAAGCGCCGCAGCACCAGGAGCGGCGCAAAACGGTTGGAAAACAGGCGCACCAGGGCATCGGTGGCCAGCAGCACCAGGGCGATATCGAGAACGCGCGAGCGGCCGTAGGCGCCAGGCAGTGCCCGAGGCCGCAGCCGCCCCGACGCGCAGCGCCGGGCCAAGCAATGCAGCTCATCGACATCACGCCAGCAGAGGTTCAGGCCCTGGCCGCCGACGGGGTGACAGCGATGGGCCACCTCACCCACGACCACGGTCGAGCGGCGGGCCAAAGGCCAGGCCCACTCCAGAGCCACGGGGAAAGCCTTGGGTTGATCCAGCAGGACCTCCGCTTGCAGCTCCTCGGGCAAGGCGCCGCTGAGGGCATCGAGAAATGCCACAGCATCGAGCTGCTCCAGCTGGCGCAAGCGCTGCAGCGGTGCACTCCACACCAACTGGAACGCGTCCGCCCCCAGGGGGAGCACCGCAAAGGGACCTTCCGGACGAAACAGCTCCCAGGCCTGATCAGGGGCTGAGCCGCGCAGTCGCACCTGCACCGTCAGACATCCCTGGCGATAGGGCCAGGCCCAGTGCCCAATCCGCGCGGCCTGACGGGTGGCCGAGCGGTGACCATCCGCTGCCACCACCAGATCCAAACCGGCGGTGACTGGCGCGGGGAGCATCCCCAGGCGATCGGTAATGGAGTCTTGGCGTTGAACCGCCGCCAGCAGGACCTGCATCAAGGCGCGGTGCTGCAGGATCCATCCCACGGGCTGATCACCCTCCCCCAGCCAGGACAGATCACTCGCCGTAAACGGGACCTGAAGGTGGGTGGCCCGGTCACAGAGCTCCAGCCGCCGAAACGGGGCCAGGGCTGGAAGCAGCTCATCCCAAAGCCCCAGCCGTTGCAGCAGATCCCGGCTGGAATGGGTCAGGGCATAGGCCCGATTCCGACCTTGAAGCGCGGCGGCTTCGAGCGGATCGCAGAGGTCCACCTGCCAGCCCGCATCCGCCAAAGCCAGGGCCGTTAGAGCCCCAGTGGGCCCGGCGCCATTCACCCGAGCGCGCAGGGTTGAACGCTTTGTGAGGGGCACAGGGGAAACGGCACAAAAAAACCGCAGCACGATTCTGTGCTGCGGCCTTGGTGAACGGGGTTGAAGGGAATCAGCCCAGACCCAGCAGACCGTGGGTGAAGGACTCACCACCCAGAGCAAGCTCGGTGGCGAGAAGGGCGATGAAGCCGAGCATGGCCATGCGGCCGTTCAGCTTTTCAGCGCGCTCGTGGAAGCCCCAGCCGCTCTCAACGTCCACCACTTCCATGCGGGGCTCGGTGGCAAAAGCGTTGAGACGGCCGCCGTCTTCTTCGGTCACGGTGGCGCCGCGAATCACTGCGGGGGCGGAGGGATTGGCTTGGGTCATCACGCGTCTCTTCGGTACGTAACAGAACTGTAACGCAATATTGCGCGATGTAACAAGGCCTCCTTGATCCGAGTTCAGCGAAGCCGCTTCAGGCAGAGCTCCTCGAAGGCCGGACGCAGGAGGAACGGATACTCGCCCACCCAGAGCTTCATCTGGGGCAGCCAGGCATCACTGAGGGCGCCAACGCGAGAGAAGTCCTTGCGCTCGCTCAGCACAAAGCAGCGAATC is a genomic window of Synechococcus sp. A10-1-5-1 containing:
- a CDS encoding high light inducible protein produces the protein MTQANPSAPAVIRGATVTEEDGGRLNAFATEPRMEVVDVESGWGFHERAEKLNGRMAMLGFIALLATELALGGESFTHGLLGLG
- a CDS encoding FAD-dependent monooxygenase, whose product is MPLTKRSTLRARVNGAGPTGALTALALADAGWQVDLCDPLEAAALQGRNRAYALTHSSRDLLQRLGLWDELLPALAPFRRLELCDRATHLQVPFTASDLSWLGEGDQPVGWILQHRALMQVLLAAVQRQDSITDRLGMLPAPVTAGLDLVVAADGHRSATRQAARIGHWAWPYRQGCLTVQVRLRGSAPDQAWELFRPEGPFAVLPLGADAFQLVWSAPLQRLRQLEQLDAVAFLDALSGALPEELQAEVLLDQPKAFPVALEWAWPLARRSTVVVGEVAHRCHPVGGQGLNLCWRDVDELHCLARRCASGRLRPRALPGAYGRSRVLDIALVLLATDALVRLFSNRFAPLLVLRRFALQALGRWGWMRQLSLRAMSEGPCRLWRG